The Dehalogenimonas sp. 4OHTPN genome window below encodes:
- the tig gene encoding trigger factor, which produces MKVTEKQFEACEALLTIELDSDAMESAMDTAYQRLVKRTEIPGFRKGKAPRPILERFIGRERLIEESLEDVLPQACADALKEEQIQSFGRPGIEVIQNDPIIFKARVPLPPKIELGDYRSIRMSPETVEVKDDVIDSMIEHLRHEKATWEPVDRPVKQGDLVTLDLESNIDGIRFINQKSAQFGIDEKSSYPAPGFSQEIIGLSLDGEKTFKLRYPDDFAKVELAGKEPEFKIKVVEIKEEKMPAADDEFAASLDVETPTFDTLRQRLTENYRKRMEHLAEEAFENQLVDQLVKISSIEFPPNLLEMEYERLVNQQMDKWRSQMSSEAELEEFLAKVNPEELSSKLKPMAETRLKISLALGKLATSENLTVGDDEIQAEISIMLSNVPEDQRDNQRQQFETTQARDQLHQILLSRKTLARLKAIASGGNEPASPDPKLTTASNENTEHKEEATK; this is translated from the coding sequence ATGAAAGTTACCGAAAAACAGTTTGAAGCTTGCGAAGCTCTGTTGACAATCGAATTGGATTCCGACGCCATGGAATCCGCGATGGATACCGCCTACCAGCGCCTGGTAAAGAGGACAGAGATACCGGGGTTCCGTAAAGGGAAAGCGCCGCGTCCTATACTCGAGAGATTTATCGGACGGGAACGACTGATCGAAGAATCGCTCGAAGATGTTTTACCACAAGCTTGCGCTGACGCATTAAAAGAAGAACAAATCCAGAGCTTCGGCCGACCCGGCATAGAGGTAATCCAAAACGACCCAATTATTTTCAAGGCCAGAGTTCCGCTGCCGCCCAAGATAGAACTGGGTGACTATAGAAGCATCAGGATGTCACCTGAAACAGTTGAAGTTAAAGACGATGTGATCGATAGCATGATCGAGCATCTGCGGCATGAGAAGGCCACCTGGGAACCGGTGGATCGCCCGGTAAAACAAGGCGATCTAGTCACGCTTGATCTCGAGAGTAACATTGACGGCATCAGGTTCATCAACCAGAAATCGGCCCAATTCGGAATTGACGAAAAATCCAGTTATCCCGCCCCCGGCTTTTCCCAGGAAATCATAGGATTGAGCCTAGACGGTGAAAAGACTTTCAAATTAAGATACCCTGATGACTTCGCAAAAGTCGAACTGGCCGGCAAAGAACCAGAATTCAAGATTAAAGTGGTTGAAATCAAAGAAGAGAAAATGCCGGCGGCCGACGACGAATTCGCGGCTTCTTTAGACGTCGAAACGCCGACCTTCGATACTCTCCGGCAGCGGTTAACCGAAAATTACCGAAAACGGATGGAACACCTGGCTGAAGAAGCCTTTGAAAACCAACTTGTTGATCAGCTGGTTAAAATCAGCTCTATTGAGTTTCCGCCCAACCTGCTCGAGATGGAGTATGAACGGCTGGTTAACCAGCAAATGGACAAATGGCGTTCTCAGATGAGCTCCGAGGCAGAACTCGAGGAGTTTTTGGCTAAAGTCAACCCCGAGGAACTTTCATCAAAGCTCAAGCCCATGGCTGAAACCAGATTGAAGATCTCTCTTGCGCTGGGCAAACTAGCTACGAGCGAAAACCTGACGGTTGGTGATGACGAAATCCAGGCAGAGATTTCGATTATGCTGAGCAACGTTCCCGAGGATCAGCGCGACAACCAGAGGCAGCAATTCGAAACTACCCAAGCGAGAGATCAGTTACATCAAATACTTCTGTCACGAAAAACCTTAGCCAGGCTGAAAGCGATTGCTTCGGGGGGAAACGAGCCTGCGTCCCCGGATCCGAAGTTGACGACTGCAAGCAACGAAAATACCGAGCACAAAGAGGAGGCGACCAAATGA
- a CDS encoding bifunctional nuclease family protein has translation MIEMTIESIRVSLVNYQRVVMLKEKNTLRYLPIWIGSAEAQAIAIRLQDGIQVQRPMTHDLLATSIDVLGGRVDHIIVSDLKNDTFYAKIMINTKDGQIEIDSRPSDALALAVRVEVPIYADESVLDKAGIVLEREVEGGEILENADGAVEAPPERRKKASEDEISKMSAFRDFIDNLDLEDFDKRKS, from the coding sequence ATGATTGAAATGACTATTGAAAGCATCCGCGTCAGCCTGGTCAACTACCAGCGAGTGGTGATGCTAAAAGAAAAAAACACTTTACGGTACCTGCCCATCTGGATCGGTTCGGCGGAAGCGCAAGCTATCGCCATCAGGCTGCAAGACGGTATCCAGGTGCAGAGGCCGATGACCCACGACCTGCTGGCGACTTCTATCGATGTTCTAGGTGGAAGAGTGGATCACATCATTGTCAGTGACCTGAAAAACGATACTTTCTATGCCAAAATCATGATTAATACCAAAGATGGACAGATCGAAATAGATTCCCGCCCGTCAGACGCTCTAGCGCTCGCGGTGCGGGTCGAAGTCCCGATATATGCTGATGAATCGGTGCTTGATAAAGCCGGCATCGTGTTGGAGAGAGAAGTTGAGGGCGGCGAGATACTCGAAAACGCTGACGGAGCTGTCGAGGCGCCGCCCGAGCGGCGGAAGAAAGCCTCCGAGGATGAAATCAGCAAAATGAGCGCTTTCCGGGATTTTATCGACAACCTCGACCTTGAGGACTTTGATAAGCGAAAATCTTGA
- the aspS gene encoding aspartate--tRNA ligase: MLKDRNCGEINEKLIARSVTLAGWVHRRRDHGNLIFIDLRDRTGLVQCVFNPEQDSETHHLAESLRIEYVIQVSGRVSPRPQGTENRKLATGAVEILVEGLVILNESKTPPFYVNEDVDVDESLRLKFRYLDLRRERMRNNIILRHNVVTFIRQYLNERGFLEIETPILLKSTPEGARDYLVPSRLYPGKFYALAQSPQQLKQLLMVAGVEKYYQIARCFRDEDLRADRQMEFTQLDLEMSFVDEDDMMTLLEGLFSSLVENVAPERRFNQPFPRLKYADIMERFGCDKPDLRFGMEIADLSDIVAQSLFGVFSGTIARGGVVKAIGVPGCGKYTKSQIEELIETAKKNGAGGLVPISLGNEAGELANLTMEHVKSVAAKYLTLDQIHAIASRCKAQPGDLILIAAGDRNRVNAVLGTLRTELGSRLGLADPNALAFAFVTDFPLFTWNEEDKRWQPTHHPFTSPWEKDLPLLETEPGKVRGRHYDLVLNGYEIAGGSIRIHKPELQRKVFQILGHTEERIQALFGQLLDAFEYGAPPHGGVAPGIDRVVAILAGEPTIREVIPFPKNQAGLDLLFGSPSEVSQAQIDAVHISVKTDQ, translated from the coding sequence TTGTTAAAAGACCGTAACTGCGGCGAAATTAATGAAAAACTCATCGCGCGAAGTGTTACCCTGGCCGGGTGGGTACATAGGCGGCGCGATCACGGTAATTTGATATTTATTGATCTCCGGGACCGGACAGGACTGGTACAATGTGTTTTCAATCCCGAGCAAGATAGCGAAACCCACCACCTGGCGGAGTCGCTGCGGATCGAGTACGTGATACAGGTATCAGGCCGGGTAAGTCCAAGACCTCAGGGAACAGAGAACCGCAAGCTTGCGACGGGGGCGGTTGAGATACTGGTCGAAGGTCTGGTTATTCTCAACGAATCAAAGACCCCGCCTTTCTACGTTAATGAAGATGTTGACGTTGATGAAAGCCTGCGCCTGAAATTCCGTTATCTTGACCTCCGGCGTGAACGGATGCGTAACAACATCATTCTGCGCCATAACGTTGTTACATTCATCCGACAATACCTCAACGAGCGTGGATTTCTCGAAATTGAAACGCCCATCCTTCTAAAAAGTACCCCTGAAGGCGCTAGGGACTACCTAGTCCCCAGCCGGTTGTATCCCGGAAAATTCTATGCTCTGGCCCAGTCCCCACAACAACTCAAGCAACTCCTGATGGTGGCCGGTGTGGAGAAGTACTATCAGATAGCCAGGTGTTTCCGGGATGAAGACCTGCGCGCTGACCGGCAAATGGAATTCACGCAGCTCGACCTCGAGATGAGTTTTGTTGATGAAGACGATATGATGACTCTTCTCGAAGGTCTATTTTCATCACTGGTCGAAAACGTGGCTCCAGAACGCCGTTTCAACCAACCGTTCCCGCGCCTCAAATATGCCGATATCATGGAGCGTTTTGGCTGCGATAAACCTGACCTGCGTTTCGGTATGGAAATCGCTGACCTGTCCGATATCGTAGCGCAAAGCCTTTTCGGGGTATTTTCAGGTACAATCGCAAGAGGCGGCGTGGTCAAAGCCATCGGTGTTCCGGGCTGCGGCAAATACACCAAGAGCCAGATAGAAGAACTGATCGAAACGGCAAAAAAAAACGGCGCCGGCGGATTGGTTCCAATTTCGCTGGGCAATGAAGCGGGAGAGTTGGCAAATCTGACTATGGAACATGTCAAGTCAGTAGCCGCCAAATATCTTACGCTCGACCAGATACATGCTATTGCCAGTCGGTGCAAAGCCCAGCCTGGCGACCTGATACTCATCGCCGCGGGCGACAGGAATCGGGTCAATGCCGTACTGGGAACTCTCCGCACCGAGTTAGGGAGCCGACTGGGGCTAGCCGATCCAAACGCGCTTGCTTTCGCCTTTGTCACCGACTTCCCGCTGTTTACCTGGAATGAGGAGGACAAACGGTGGCAACCGACCCATCACCCTTTCACTTCACCCTGGGAGAAAGATTTACCGCTGCTGGAAACCGAACCAGGTAAGGTCAGAGGCCGGCATTATGACCTGGTGTTGAATGGATACGAAATCGCCGGAGGGAGCATCCGTATTCATAAACCCGAACTTCAAAGAAAGGTTTTCCAGATTCTCGGTCACACCGAAGAACGAATACAGGCGCTATTTGGCCAACTGCTAGACGCTTTTGAATATGGCGCACCTCCTCATGGCGGCGTAGCTCCAGGCATCGACCGGGTAGTGGCGATACTTGCCGGGGAACCGACAATAAGGGAGGTTATTCCTTTCCCGAAGAACCAGGCCGGGCTGGACTTACTGTTCGGATCACCTTCGGAAGTGAGCCAAGCTCAAATAGATGCCGTTCATATTTCTGTGAAAACTGATCAGTAG
- the dnaG gene encoding DNA primase, which translates to MNEIKNRADIVELISKYTVLTRSGKTMKGLCPFHSEKHGSFFVYPESGTWHCFGACASGGDVFSFIMKKEGLNFSEALERLSETYGVVLPNRSEASTHNEHRNELAAANTAAALYFHDLLLNSPLAAKARAYLAKRGVNAGSIEDFQIGYALPDWQALKDHLNSAGYADDTLVEAGLLGQADSGRLYDRFRHQIIFPISDARGKIAGFGARVLDDSQPKYLNSPETPLFSKSGALYGINLAAQTIRVNDAAIIVEGYFDVIISHQFGFKNTIGSMGTAVNEQQVAIIKKLSPNLIIAFDADAAGEAATARCVSFENLLGREIKVVLAPPGKDPDDAIRANPSAWEISLGNARPIVDFVFDMAASKFDLRTARGKAGLTERLLPVVAEIKDPVRRGHYLAILAGKVGTSPSELQYSLSRQALLRSVGKSAIQPPNESPSALHGNACEDYLLAILLKHPSIIENQRIPDPEIFQSLENKEIIQLLLKYPGVESIRDKLDSFTRTRFDLIAGIRLDEKNVALKFQECCRRLEKEYLRTLLIKIQEAMKGSNSEGSADGSPELTEYISAIAGKLAELDAQDAIRRRAPKR; encoded by the coding sequence GTGAACGAAATTAAAAATCGGGCTGACATCGTTGAGTTGATCAGCAAATATACGGTTCTCACCCGTTCCGGTAAAACCATGAAGGGACTATGCCCTTTTCATTCGGAGAAACACGGCAGCTTCTTTGTCTACCCGGAATCCGGTACCTGGCACTGCTTCGGCGCCTGCGCCTCAGGCGGCGATGTTTTTTCCTTCATTATGAAAAAGGAGGGGTTGAATTTCTCTGAAGCCCTGGAACGGTTGTCTGAAACGTACGGCGTCGTCCTGCCTAATCGTTCAGAGGCTTCAACGCATAATGAACATCGTAACGAGCTCGCAGCTGCCAACACCGCCGCGGCTCTTTATTTTCATGACCTTTTGCTCAACTCGCCTTTGGCCGCCAAAGCCCGGGCTTATCTTGCAAAAAGAGGTGTCAATGCCGGCTCGATAGAAGATTTCCAGATCGGTTATGCTTTGCCGGATTGGCAGGCTTTGAAAGATCACCTGAACAGTGCCGGCTACGCCGATGACACCCTGGTTGAGGCGGGGCTTCTGGGGCAGGCCGATTCCGGGCGCTTGTATGACAGATTCCGCCATCAGATCATTTTCCCGATATCTGATGCCAGGGGCAAAATTGCCGGTTTCGGTGCCCGTGTTCTCGACGACTCTCAGCCGAAATATCTTAATTCACCGGAGACACCCCTTTTCAGTAAAAGCGGGGCTCTCTACGGCATCAACCTGGCGGCCCAGACGATACGAGTCAACGACGCCGCAATAATCGTCGAAGGCTATTTTGACGTCATTATCAGTCATCAATTCGGATTTAAAAACACCATCGGATCAATGGGTACCGCCGTCAACGAACAACAGGTTGCTATCATCAAGAAATTATCGCCGAACTTGATCATCGCCTTCGACGCCGATGCTGCCGGAGAAGCGGCTACAGCCCGTTGTGTTTCGTTTGAAAACTTGCTGGGACGTGAAATTAAGGTAGTTCTGGCTCCTCCCGGAAAAGATCCTGATGACGCCATTAGAGCTAACCCCTCAGCCTGGGAGATATCGCTGGGCAATGCCCGGCCTATTGTCGATTTTGTATTCGATATGGCAGCTTCGAAGTTCGATCTTAGAACCGCCCGCGGTAAAGCCGGATTGACTGAGCGCCTCCTGCCGGTGGTGGCTGAAATCAAAGACCCGGTGCGAAGAGGCCACTACCTGGCTATCTTAGCTGGTAAAGTTGGGACTTCCCCATCGGAACTTCAGTATTCTTTGTCCCGACAAGCCTTGTTGCGCTCGGTCGGCAAATCCGCCATCCAGCCGCCCAATGAGTCACCCTCCGCACTTCACGGCAACGCCTGTGAGGATTATTTACTTGCCATTCTTCTTAAACATCCATCCATTATAGAGAACCAGAGAATACCGGATCCTGAGATTTTCCAAAGTCTGGAGAACAAGGAAATCATTCAATTGCTTCTCAAATATCCCGGTGTTGAGTCCATCAGGGATAAACTTGATTCATTCACTAGGACTCGTTTCGACCTTATCGCTGGTATTCGTTTGGATGAAAAAAATGTTGCTCTGAAATTTCAGGAATGCTGCCGCCGACTTGAAAAGGAATATCTCAGGACTCTGTTGATCAAAATCCAGGAAGCCATGAAAGGAAGCAATTCTGAGGGCAGCGCCGATGGCTCGCCTGAGTTGACCGAGTACATTTCCGCGATCGCAGGCAAACTGGCGGAACTCGACGCTCAGGACGCCATACGGCGCCGTGCCCCGAAGAGGTAG
- the ppsA gene encoding phosphoenolpyruvate synthase — MQNKPEAIVWFDQVNKEDIPLVGGKGANLGEMTSAKIPVPPGFIVTSAAYFDFIENSGLQPKIRALLKGLDVEDSKALSTASQKVKDLIMGTPLPDQLAGQISKAYAKLGGGAVAVRSSATAEDLPEASFAGQQSTYLNQEGQDMVVHAVQKCWASLFEARAIYYRQEQNFDHFKVGIAVPVQRMVQSVTSGVIFTIEPITHDPSKIVIEVIYGLGEGLVSGEINPDLFIVSKDGPTILSRRISFQDRRLVRNTAGSGETANYWQQVPSAKQEQQKLPDEDIIHLAELAVHIEKHYGVPQDIEWAKENGTIYIVQSRPVTAIKEQALEEEAEIKEPSILEGSPASPGLASGTVKILMNPSEIHRVDSGDILVAEMTTPDFVPAMKRAAAIVTNRGGRTSHAAIVSRELGIPCVVGTHEATRVLRDEQVITVDGSHGKIYNGKVTRRIQTASVTSLVRDAIKTKTRVYVNLAQPELADMVAARNVDGVGLLRAEFIISCIGKHPSYMLESGRREEFIQKLYEGIVPFAKAFHPRPVVYRTTDFKTNEYRELEGGDKYELPEENPMIGYRGASRYIRDIESFKMEIEAIKRVRKDFPNLWVMIPFVRTVEELRRTKDILEAEGLKRGPDFKLWMMTEVPANIFLMEKFIDVGIDGISIGSNDLTQLTLGIDRDSEKLQDTFDERNEAVMAALEIAVKTAKRKGITSSICGQAPSVYPELTEKLMEWGITSVSVSPDMIGTTREIIAKAEAKLKV; from the coding sequence ATGCAAAATAAGCCAGAAGCGATTGTCTGGTTCGACCAGGTTAATAAAGAAGACATTCCCCTGGTCGGCGGCAAAGGCGCAAACCTCGGCGAGATGACCAGTGCAAAGATCCCAGTCCCTCCGGGCTTTATCGTTACTTCAGCTGCTTATTTTGATTTTATTGAAAACTCCGGTCTTCAACCTAAGATCCGAGCCCTGCTTAAAGGACTGGATGTAGAAGATTCTAAAGCGCTTTCAACGGCTTCTCAAAAAGTTAAAGATCTGATCATGGGCACTCCGCTGCCGGATCAGCTTGCTGGCCAAATCAGTAAAGCTTACGCGAAACTCGGCGGGGGTGCAGTTGCCGTCCGCTCTTCAGCTACCGCTGAAGACCTGCCGGAAGCTTCTTTCGCTGGTCAGCAGAGCACCTATTTGAATCAAGAAGGCCAGGACATGGTCGTCCATGCGGTGCAGAAATGCTGGGCGTCGCTGTTTGAAGCGCGGGCTATCTATTACCGTCAGGAACAGAATTTTGACCACTTTAAAGTCGGTATCGCCGTTCCGGTGCAGCGGATGGTTCAGTCGGTGACTTCCGGCGTTATTTTTACAATTGAGCCCATTACACATGACCCTTCCAAGATCGTCATCGAGGTGATCTACGGCCTTGGAGAAGGATTGGTTTCCGGTGAGATTAATCCTGATTTATTTATCGTCTCCAAGGATGGACCAACCATTTTATCACGCAGAATCAGTTTCCAGGACCGCCGTCTGGTACGCAATACCGCCGGCTCCGGAGAAACAGCCAACTATTGGCAGCAGGTGCCCTCGGCTAAACAAGAACAGCAAAAACTGCCCGATGAGGATATCATTCATCTAGCTGAATTGGCGGTTCACATTGAAAAGCATTACGGCGTACCTCAGGACATCGAATGGGCCAAAGAAAACGGTACTATCTACATCGTTCAATCGCGACCGGTAACGGCTATCAAGGAGCAGGCGCTCGAGGAAGAGGCGGAAATAAAAGAACCAAGTATCCTTGAAGGATCTCCTGCGAGTCCCGGTTTAGCCTCGGGCACAGTGAAAATACTTATGAACCCTTCGGAAATCCACCGCGTTGATTCCGGCGATATCCTGGTGGCTGAAATGACCACTCCGGATTTCGTTCCGGCCATGAAAAGGGCCGCCGCCATCGTCACCAATCGAGGCGGGCGCACCTCACACGCCGCGATTGTGAGCCGTGAACTCGGCATACCGTGCGTGGTAGGCACCCATGAGGCAACCAGGGTCCTTCGAGATGAACAGGTTATAACTGTTGATGGTTCGCACGGCAAAATATACAACGGTAAAGTTACCCGCCGAATCCAGACAGCTTCGGTAACCAGCCTTGTTCGCGACGCCATCAAGACTAAAACCCGTGTTTATGTAAATCTGGCTCAACCGGAACTGGCGGATATGGTAGCCGCCCGCAATGTTGACGGTGTTGGCCTGCTCAGAGCTGAATTCATTATCTCATGCATCGGCAAGCATCCGAGCTATATGCTTGAGAGCGGAAGGCGGGAAGAGTTCATCCAGAAGCTCTATGAGGGGATTGTACCGTTCGCAAAAGCCTTTCACCCGAGGCCGGTAGTTTACCGAACTACCGACTTCAAAACCAATGAGTATCGTGAACTTGAGGGCGGAGATAAATACGAACTGCCGGAAGAGAACCCGATGATAGGCTATCGAGGCGCTTCTCGCTATATCCGGGATATCGAATCCTTTAAGATGGAGATAGAAGCAATCAAACGGGTGCGAAAAGACTTTCCCAATCTTTGGGTAATGATTCCGTTCGTCCGCACGGTGGAAGAGTTGCGGCGCACCAAAGATATACTTGAAGCAGAAGGATTAAAGCGCGGTCCGGACTTCAAGTTGTGGATGATGACCGAAGTTCCGGCGAATATCTTCTTGATGGAAAAGTTCATTGACGTCGGCATCGACGGCATCTCTATCGGCTCCAACGATCTGACCCAGTTAACACTTGGTATTGACCGTGACAGTGAAAAACTCCAGGACACCTTTGACGAACGCAATGAAGCGGTTATGGCCGCTCTTGAGATAGCGGTAAAAACCGCTAAACGCAAGGGTATCACCTCGTCAATCTGCGGCCAGGCGCCCTCAGTATACCCGGAACTAACCGAAAAATTGATGGAATGGGGCATTACATCGGTCTCTGTAAGCCCTGACATGATCGGTACCACCCGGGAGATCATCGCCAAAGCCGAAGCCAAGCTCAAGGTCTGA
- the rpoD gene encoding RNA polymerase sigma factor RpoD, giving the protein MEKEVIKLPVNDDEQEPSSSDIQSQEEDKEGELEPLPPADLTSEEMAAELTGEELTAEAEADSEALPEGAEHMLPDLEMPLEQLEHGIVDDPVRMYLHEIGRVPLLNAETEKMLAKKMEEGKRIREIRDACRLRDGHNPTAVETMVCMLQELVKAAETVALLQQQLGLSVSTNFKEAVFEPRLRASIDQEIDQELTKSIAEAQGAPVSQIEQALIDLSLNSELLPKKVLDGIPADTQLSDIDSLVKDPVFLSRLEHYEHQIKNYLDTIEIEAKKAERHLIQANLRLVVSVAKKHIGRGMPLLDLIQEGNIGLIRAVEKFDFHRGFKFSTYATWWIRQAITRAIADQARTIRIPVHMVETINKLLSVSRSLSQKLGREPTPDEIAVEMELPADKVREIAKVSQLPVSLESPIGEEEDSHLGDFIEDQNALPPPDAASRQLLKEQIDSVLGSLTPRERRVLQLRFGLEDGRSRTLEEVGKEFNVTRERIRQIEAKALRKLRHPSRSRKLKDYLE; this is encoded by the coding sequence ATGGAAAAGGAAGTTATTAAACTGCCCGTGAATGATGACGAACAGGAGCCTTCCTCTTCGGACATCCAGAGTCAAGAGGAAGACAAAGAAGGTGAGTTAGAACCGCTTCCCCCCGCTGACCTGACCTCTGAAGAAATGGCGGCTGAATTAACCGGGGAAGAACTGACCGCCGAGGCCGAAGCTGATTCAGAGGCTCTTCCCGAAGGGGCGGAGCATATGCTGCCGGATCTAGAAATGCCGCTTGAGCAACTGGAACACGGCATCGTTGACGATCCGGTACGCATGTATCTCCATGAGATAGGCCGGGTCCCATTACTTAATGCTGAAACCGAAAAAATGCTGGCTAAAAAGATGGAGGAGGGGAAGCGCATCCGGGAGATCCGCGATGCCTGCCGTCTTCGAGACGGTCACAATCCTACTGCGGTTGAGACAATGGTCTGTATGTTGCAGGAACTTGTCAAAGCCGCGGAGACCGTGGCTTTGCTGCAGCAGCAGCTCGGTCTTTCGGTTTCCACCAATTTCAAAGAGGCTGTCTTTGAACCCAGGTTGCGCGCCAGCATCGATCAGGAAATTGATCAGGAATTAACTAAGAGCATCGCTGAAGCCCAGGGTGCTCCTGTGTCCCAAATCGAACAGGCGTTGATAGACCTGTCCCTCAACTCCGAACTATTGCCTAAGAAGGTGCTGGACGGCATACCGGCTGATACACAACTCTCGGATATCGACTCTCTGGTTAAAGACCCGGTTTTCCTCTCTCGTCTGGAACACTATGAACACCAGATCAAAAATTACCTTGATACCATTGAGATTGAAGCCAAAAAAGCTGAACGTCACCTGATCCAGGCAAATCTTCGTCTGGTCGTATCAGTCGCCAAAAAACATATCGGCCGCGGCATGCCGCTGCTTGATCTCATCCAGGAGGGAAATATTGGACTGATCCGCGCGGTCGAAAAATTCGATTTCCACCGCGGCTTCAAATTCTCGACTTACGCCACCTGGTGGATTCGCCAGGCTATTACCCGAGCCATCGCTGACCAGGCGCGAACCATCCGCATACCGGTGCACATGGTGGAAACGATAAATAAATTGCTTTCAGTTTCCCGTTCGCTGTCGCAAAAACTCGGGCGCGAACCGACTCCTGACGAAATTGCTGTGGAAATGGAACTTCCGGCCGATAAAGTCCGGGAAATCGCCAAAGTTTCTCAGCTGCCGGTGTCCCTGGAATCGCCCATTGGCGAGGAAGAGGACTCCCATCTCGGTGATTTTATCGAAGATCAGAATGCCCTGCCGCCGCCTGATGCCGCCTCTCGCCAGCTTCTTAAAGAGCAGATCGACAGTGTTCTGGGTAGTTTGACGCCCCGCGAAAGGCGTGTTCTCCAACTGCGTTTCGGTCTGGAAGACGGCCGCAGCCGGACTCTTGAAGAGGTAGGCAAAGAGTTCAACGTTACCCGGGAACGCATCCGCCAGATTGAAGCCAAAGCTCTGCGTAAATTGCGTCACCCCAGTCGAAGCCGCAAACTTAAAGATTACCTTGAATAA
- a CDS encoding deoxyguanosinetriphosphate triphosphohydrolase → MNGGIADIRLQTEDRERQWLSPFATRSAESRGRDIPEEPCQIRTDFQRDRDRIIHSKAFRRLKHKTQVFITPTGDHFVTRLTHTLEVSQLARTIARSLRLNEDLTEAISLGHDLGHTPFGHIGEEVLADLYRGGFRHNEQSLHVVEKLENGGRGLNLTFEVRDGILNHSKARSGIQAAAAGNPATLEGEVCRLADALAYINHDIGDAIRAGLIRESDLPRTAVNVLGDRHSKRVDTMVKDVIVSSWGVSGMAPSRPAIIGLSQTVLDACNELRDFLFERVYTIRDQAADDARNIVRNLYHFLLQYPCRMPEEYINQEDPERGVVDYIAGMTDYYATRMAMSFGLT, encoded by the coding sequence TTGAACGGAGGAATCGCTGACATTCGCCTCCAGACAGAGGACCGTGAACGTCAATGGCTCTCGCCATTTGCCACTCGCTCCGCTGAAAGCCGCGGCCGTGATATTCCTGAAGAACCCTGCCAAATCCGGACGGATTTTCAGAGGGATCGTGATCGAATCATCCATTCCAAGGCCTTTCGCAGGCTAAAACACAAGACCCAAGTATTCATTACACCCACCGGTGATCATTTCGTGACCCGGCTTACCCACACCCTGGAGGTATCACAACTGGCGAGGACCATCGCCCGGTCGTTACGGCTCAATGAAGATCTTACCGAAGCCATCAGCCTGGGACATGATCTCGGCCACACCCCGTTCGGTCACATTGGTGAAGAAGTCCTTGCGGACCTGTACCGCGGCGGGTTCCGGCATAACGAACAGAGCTTACATGTCGTGGAGAAATTGGAAAATGGTGGCCGAGGTTTAAATCTGACCTTTGAAGTCCGCGACGGTATCCTGAACCACTCCAAGGCCCGTTCCGGCATTCAAGCCGCCGCTGCCGGGAACCCGGCTACCCTGGAAGGAGAGGTCTGCCGCCTGGCTGACGCTCTGGCTTATATTAACCATGACATTGGGGATGCCATTCGCGCCGGGCTCATCCGAGAGTCGGACCTGCCCCGGACGGCGGTTAATGTCCTCGGCGACCGGCATTCAAAGCGTGTCGACACAATGGTCAAAGATGTTATTGTTTCATCCTGGGGAGTCTCGGGAATGGCCCCTTCACGACCGGCGATAATAGGGCTCAGTCAAACTGTCCTTGATGCCTGTAATGAACTGAGGGATTTTCTCTTTGAACGCGTTTATACCATCCGTGACCAGGCCGCCGATGATGCCCGGAACATCGTTCGTAACCTGTACCATTTCCTGCTTCAATACCCCTGCCGCATGCCTGAAGAATACATTAATCAGGAAGATCCGGAACGCGGCGTTGTTGACTATATCGCCGGCATGACTGACTATTACGCAACCCGCATGGCCATGTCTTTCGGGCTGACTTAG